Proteins encoded together in one Erinaceus europaeus chromosome 11, mEriEur2.1, whole genome shotgun sequence window:
- the LOC103122059 gene encoding LOW QUALITY PROTEIN: ornithine decarboxylase-like (The sequence of the model RefSeq protein was modified relative to this genomic sequence to represent the inferred CDS: deleted 1 base in 1 codon) — protein sequence MNNFSNDEFDYHFLDEGFTVKDILNQKKNEVSSSDDKDAFYVVDLGDVLKKHLRWLKTLPQVTPFYAVKCNNSLTIVKTLAAVGAGFDCASKTEIQMMQSLGVPFGRIIYGNPWKQVSQIKYAANNGVQMMTVDSEVKLMKVASAHPKTKLILQIATDDSKAVFHLSAKFGTTLKTSRLLLEWVRELNIDVISVSFHVRSGCTEPESFVPAISDACYIFDMGTEVGFNIYLLDLGGGFPGSEDVKLKSEEIISVINTAFDTYFPSDSGVRTIAEPGRYNIASAFTLAVDIIVLQEQSGSDDEDESGEQTFMYYVNDKMYGSFTCILYNHAQVKPLLQKRPKSDEKYYSSSIWGQMCDGLDGIVECCDLPEMLMGHRMLFENIGAYTVAAASTFNGFQRPIINYVMSRPMWQGMQQIKSCDFPPEVEDQDISTLPVLRRVG from the exons ATGAACAACTTCAGTAATGATGAGTTTGATTACCATTTCCTTGATGAAGGTTTTACTGTCAAGGATATTCTGAACC agaagaagaatgaagtcTCTTCTTCTGATGATAAGGATGCCTTCTATGTTGTGGACCTGGGAGATGTTCTAAAGAAACATCTGAGGTGGTTAAAAACTCTTCCTCAGGTCACCCCCTTTTATGCTGTCAAATGCAACAATAGTCTAACCATAGTGAAGACCCTCGCTGCTGTAGGGGCAGGATTTGACTGTGCCAGCAAGACTGAAATACAAATGATGCAGAGTCTTGGGGTGCCTTTTGGGAGAATTATCTATGGAAATCCTTGGAAGCAAGTGTCTCAGATTAAGTATGCTGCCAATAATGGAGTTCAGATGATGACTGTTGATAGTGAAGTCAAATTGATGAAAGTTGCCAGTGCACATCCAAAGACAAAGTTGATTTTGCAGATTGCCACCGATGATTCCAAAGCAGTCTTTCACCTTAGTGCTAAATTTGGTACCACATTAAAAACCAGCAGGCTGCTTTTGGAATGGGTGAGAGAACTAAATATTGATGTCATCAGTGTCAGCTTCCACGTGAGAAGTGGTTGTACTGAGCCTGAGTCCTTTGTGCCGGCCATCTCTGATGCCTGCTATATCTTTGACATG GGAACTGAGGTTGGCTTCAACATATATCTGCTTGATCTTGGTGGTGGCTTTCCTGGATCTGAGGATGTAAAGCTTAAATCTGAAGAGATCATCAGTGTCATCAATACAGCATTTGACACGTATTTTCCATCAGATTCGGGAGTAAGAACCATAGCTGAGCCAGGCAGGTACAATATAGCATCAGCATTCACACTTGCAGTTGACATCATTGTATTACAGGAACAGTCAGGCTCTGATGATGAAGATGAGTCTGGTGAGCAAACCTTTATGTATTATGTGAATGATAAGATGTATGGATCATTTACTTGCATCCTTTACAATCATGCACAAGTCAAGCCTCTTCTGCAAAAGAGACCCAAATCAGATGAGAAGTATTATTCATCCAGTATCTGGGGACAAATGTGTGATGGCCTCGATGGGATTGTTGAGTGTTGTGACTTGCCTGAGATGCTCATGGGGCATCGGATGCTCTTTGAAAACATAGGTGCTTATACTGTTGCTGCTGCTTCTACTTTCAATGGATTCCAGAGACCAATTATCAACTATGTGATGTCAAGGCCAATGTGGCAAGGGATGCAGCAAATCAAGAGCTGTGACTTCCCACCTGAAGTGGAGGACCAGGACATTAGCACTCTGCCTGTGCTTAGGAGAGTGGGATGA